One genomic window of Gimesia chilikensis includes the following:
- a CDS encoding iron-containing alcohol dehydrogenase — translation MDSKSSTKLKTDQGEGASLSAFDYQPRTRIVFGGGTLSRLGELAVEQGAKHVLLVTDKGLAEAGHEAGGVASLEQAGVEITIFDDVHANPTTEDVERGLAVARQQPIDLIVGLGGGSSMDCAKGINFLLTNGGKMEDYWGVGKASKPMLPLIAVPTTAGTGSEAQSFAVIAHPETHMKMACGDKKAACRVAILDPELTLTMPRSVTHVTGIDALSHALETYVTKPRNEISRLFSRRAWSLLAHSFPQVLNTPDDLTARGNMQLGAHFAGAAIENSMLGATHALANPLSAHFGLTHGVAIGIMLPHVIRFNAELVGEHYSQLASDIGLCDPHDPAGPGLLAEHIQSLVSLAGAPTTLTECEVDTGLFDQLAEEASRQWTGNFNPRPVDQSSLRELYECAY, via the coding sequence ATGGATTCGAAATCTTCAACCAAACTGAAAACGGATCAGGGAGAAGGAGCCTCACTTTCTGCCTTTGACTATCAGCCCCGCACCAGAATCGTCTTTGGTGGGGGAACCCTGAGCCGGTTGGGAGAACTCGCCGTCGAACAGGGCGCAAAACATGTGCTGCTGGTCACCGATAAAGGTCTCGCGGAAGCCGGTCACGAAGCCGGCGGTGTCGCTTCGCTCGAACAGGCAGGCGTTGAAATCACCATCTTTGACGACGTTCACGCCAACCCCACCACCGAAGACGTCGAACGCGGACTGGCCGTCGCCCGTCAGCAACCGATCGATCTCATCGTCGGCCTCGGAGGCGGCAGCAGTATGGATTGTGCCAAGGGCATCAACTTCCTGCTCACCAACGGCGGCAAAATGGAAGACTACTGGGGAGTCGGCAAAGCCTCGAAACCCATGCTCCCCCTGATCGCGGTTCCCACCACCGCGGGAACCGGCAGTGAAGCCCAGTCGTTCGCCGTCATCGCGCATCCCGAAACACACATGAAGATGGCCTGCGGCGATAAAAAAGCCGCCTGCCGCGTCGCCATCCTCGATCCCGAACTCACGCTGACCATGCCCCGCTCGGTGACCCACGTCACAGGCATCGATGCCCTGAGCCACGCTCTCGAAACATACGTCACCAAACCCCGCAATGAAATCTCGCGACTCTTCAGCCGTCGCGCCTGGTCTCTGCTCGCTCATAGTTTCCCCCAGGTTCTCAATACACCCGATGACCTGACCGCCCGCGGCAATATGCAGCTGGGAGCCCACTTCGCCGGAGCCGCCATCGAAAATTCAATGCTCGGTGCCACACACGCACTCGCGAACCCCCTCTCAGCACATTTTGGTCTCACACACGGCGTTGCCATCGGCATCATGCTCCCTCATGTAATCCGTTTTAATGCGGAACTGGTTGGCGAGCATTACTCGCAGCTCGCGTCCGACATCGGTCTCTGTGACCCACACGATCCCGCGGGCCCGGGTCTGCTGGCCGAACACATCCAGTCCCTTGTTTCATTAGCGGGAGCTCCGACCACACTCACTGAATGTGAAGTCGACACCGGCCTGTTCGATCAGCTGGCCGAAGAAGCCTCCCGACAGTGGACCGGGAACTTCAACCCCCGCCCCGTCGATCAGTCCTCTTTACGGGAATTGTATGAATGCGCGTACTAA
- the nadD gene encoding nicotinate-nucleotide adenylyltransferase produces the protein MRIGIFGGTFDPIHNGHLLLAEQCREQAALDEVWLIPAGSPPHKETTGITAGKQRREMLEFAIAGNPSFVIQDLELHRDGPSYTVDTLHQLKESHPADDFFLIIGADSVRDFHTWREPEAILDQAHLIGVNRPNISLPDLSNLTDKLGDTVITKISWVTMPGIDLSSTDIRQRVRENKSVRYMTPRAVEVYIHNNRLYLD, from the coding sequence ATGCGTATTGGAATTTTTGGAGGAACCTTCGATCCCATCCATAACGGTCACCTGCTCCTCGCCGAACAGTGCCGCGAACAGGCTGCCCTGGATGAAGTCTGGCTGATCCCCGCCGGTTCTCCCCCGCACAAGGAAACAACCGGCATTACAGCCGGGAAACAGCGTCGCGAAATGCTGGAATTCGCGATCGCCGGCAACCCCAGCTTCGTCATTCAGGACCTGGAACTGCACCGCGACGGTCCCAGCTACACGGTAGATACGCTACACCAACTCAAAGAATCCCACCCCGCCGACGACTTTTTCCTGATCATCGGAGCCGACTCCGTTCGCGACTTCCACACCTGGCGCGAGCCGGAAGCGATTCTTGACCAGGCACACCTGATCGGCGTCAATCGCCCTAACATTAGTCTACCAGACCTTAGCAATCTGACAGACAAGCTTGGCGATACGGTCATTACCAAAATCTCCTGGGTCACCATGCCCGGCATCGATCTCTCCTCTACCGACATCCGCCAGCGGGTTCGCGAAAACAAAAGTGTCCGCTACATGACGCCGCGGGCCGTCGAAGTTTATATCCACAATAACAGGCTGTATTTAGACTGA